CATGCCATGAAGGCGGAGACGCTGCTGAAACAGTGGCTCGGCAGCGAAGAGCGGGCTGACAAGGCCATGCGCACAGCCGAGAAGCTGGGGATCGAGGCTGCCGCCTATCTCGAAGACAGCTTTGGTGCTCTCTGCGAGCTGGCCCTGGATCTGGCCATCGACCGCGAGGGCAAAATCTACGTGCTCGAGGTCAACCCCAAGCCCGCCCGCGAGGTCTTCGCCCGCTCCGGCGACAACAGCACCTACCACAAAGCGCTGGTCCGCCCGCTGGAGTACGCGATGTGGGTGTATAAGAATAAGAACACGCCTAGTTCTTCTAAGGTGGTTGAGGAGTAGAAGAAGCCCATTATACGCAAAATAACCGTCTCCCTGAGAGTATCAGAGGGCGGTTATTTTGTAGACGGAGTTTAATCCGCCTATATACATAGATGAGGTGTACCGTTATTATGCTCGTTATGCAGCTTTCAGAGAAGCTTACTGGAGTAATCTATTTTAAGCCAAACTTTTTTATCTTGAACTTAATCTTTCTTATCAATGTTAAATACTTTCAACTTTTCATCAGGCTTGAAATCTACACAATTACTAAGCACTATTGTGTAAAAATCATTGGTTTCTTCTTTTTCAATTTTCTTACAATAATAAGTCATTCCTTTTCCTGAACTCAATGCATCTCTGCTGTTGTCAATGCTCCAAGTGATTGTCTTACCCTCAGTATATACATCATTAATTACAAAGCCACTATCAATAGGCTGAGGAATTAACATTAAATAATCGGATTTTTCATGATTAAAATTATCTATAAAGTTATCTATCTTTTTTAAGTCATTGTTGTCAAAATTAAATAAAATAGGAAGATGACTTGACTCACTTATGTTTTTATCTTTCTCAGTTAAAGTCTTCATCAACAAAAACACCAATAAAATAACCAATAAACTATTTATCACTAATGCAATTCGGTTTAATTTATTCATAACATCTCTCCTTAGAGGATTTTTCAGGAATTATTTACACAAAAATTAACCTGTAAATTATAGGAGATAAACTTGTTTCATAGAATGTTTTATTTTAGAGCTGCTACTTTAAAGATCTTACTTCCCCTTTGACCATCTTCATAAGTAAGTACTAATCGGCGCACCTCCGTACCAAACCACCCTCGTTCGTCTTCTGTTGTAGACGGATAGCGTAAAAAAATAAAGAAACATAATGTGTTACTGTGTATAAGTCGCCACCTCCAATAGAAAAGACTATCCCTACACCTAAAAACCAAATGCCTACTCCCATTGCTGCGCTTAACGCAATAAAAAACAAACTCATTATCACTGTATTCTGCTTTGGCGTGGTTAATCTAAATTCCGGAGGTAGAAAAATTGAGAAAGACACTTCTCCTACTGATACCGTTGTTGTTATTATTGGTCCTTTTATTCTGCAGCACTAATAAACGCAATCCAAATATTTATCTTATTCCAAAAAATTATGTGGGTTGGGTACAGATTATTTATGATCAAGAGGAGTTTAACGCTATCAAACAGGATAATGGTAGAAACATTTTTACCATTCCTGAATCTGGAGTATTAAAAACATCCACTCCAGATGTTGAATATGGGATGTCTTTCGAAGAATTTTATTACTATGATGAACAAAATAAGCAGCAAAAATTAGATGTGGATCAAATGATCCACGGTCACACTATAGGCGACGGAGAGTCGGTTAGTAGTTCCGGTAAAATCGAGGGGCCTACGGTGCAGAGCTTTTTTGTAGGAACAGAAGCTGAGCTTAAAAATACTCCTGATCCTGGTTATCCTGATGAACTAATGAAATAAGGAGTTTAATCCGCATGACTGCTTAGATGAAGTGTACCGCTATTATGCTCCTTAAGCAGCTTTGAGAAAAGCTGGCTGGAGTAATCTATCTTACGCTCAGGCAAATCGCCGGTAAGTATAATTTTCAACATCTGAAGCAGACGCTTGCCCGTTAATTCCCTAGGCCCGGAAGACCATTGTCTGATACTGGGGTATAGATAGATCAACCCGCTGTAACGAAAGGCTGCTCGCAATCTTTCATAAAAATCAGCATAGCTGAGGGAGACACCGTTTGCGATAAGTTTGTTGTAATACCCTGTGGCATCTTCATAGTTGAAATAACTGACCAGATCGATATAAAAAGGGGCGTAATGACACCACCCGAAATCAATAATATACGGCTCTCCCTTATAATCATGCACATGTGAACCATCTACCGGCTGCAAATCTCCATGCGTAAGAGTCAGGCTGTCCTTCTCACCATACAAAGAAGCCATATCACGCGCAAAAGTGTGGGCTTTCTCACGCAGTAATGGCAGATAAGCGCCAAATTCCCGGCTAAAATCCGGATTTTGCACAGTTAGCGCTTCAAAATGATCCACCGACAATGTCGTAATGAAATAATCCTCCCAATACTTACGGTCAGCGCGGGGAAGCCACGGCATCTCAGAACCTCTACACAGATTACGGGCATGGATTCTTGCCAGTGCCTCTGCAACTCTTGGTGTCCAATTCAGGCCTAGCGGAGGCGTTTGGATCTTCCCCAAGTCCTCCATCGCCATCCACTTAGGCTCATCTGTCTGGATATCCGGTGAAAAGGCTGCTGGCGTGTTCCGGTGGCCTTGGTCAGTTAACCTTTTCATAGCCAAACGTTCTTTCAGCGCCGCTTTTTTAAAGATCACACTTCCCCTTTGACCCTCTTCATATGTAACTCCTATGCGGCGCACTTCCGCACCAGACCACCCGCGTTCGTCTTCTGTCATAGACCCTTGCTCCAAATGAAGGACCTTTCCTCGCCCTAGTACATCAGCTAAACCTTGTGCAGCGAGGAGCATATGAGGTTCCACATTAATTCACCTGCCCTGCTAAAATTATGCTTTGACAAGCCAAGCTGCAATGAAGAACAAAAGAACGTGGTCCCAATACAAATAACAAGCAAAAGAAGCACAAGACCTTAAACTTTTTGATATTGAAATAAAACAATAGCTCTCTATAATTTTTCGCGCTTACAGTTGAGGCATAGGCCGTTCCATTAGGGACCAATACGCGGTTGATTTCAGAGAAAATCTTCTTGTGGTCCTGAAAATGGTACAGCAGATGGTTCGCAATCAAAACCTCAAATGAATGGTCCGGCCAAGGCATCTTCTCAGCATCAACGATTTCATATTCAAACCGCTCTAGCGGATCATGGATATTCCCTTTTGCCGTTTCAATCATCCCTCTTGAGGCATCAGTCAAGACAATTTCTGATCTAAGCGGAACTTCACTCAGTTTTTTCGCCCACAACACACCTGTTCCGCAACCGATTTCTGCAATCTTCATACCCTCGGTAAGTCCCAAATGCTCAAATACCCATTCATGCCAATCCTTCTTAAGTTCACAATACTGATACAGCTGTATTCTTGCATTCAAGCGGTGTTCATTGGAATACTGGTCTTCAGAAAATTTTTGGACATGTGAAAATAATTCATCTCTGTTCATTAACTGTATATACCTCCTATTTTCTCTTTGAGCTTTTTATTTTACTCAAGCAGCTCGCTCAAATTCTCAGAAGTAAACTCCCGCTCCATCCCCTTGATCTCTTCCAGTGTATACCTTGACGTCTCGCCTTCAGAGACAACGATAGTATAGCCTAGCTCTTCAATATAACCGGCGGCGGTCTGCTCATCAGTCTGTTCCCCAGGAGTGTTCTGGTTATTGTTACAGCCAACCACGGCCAGCAGCACGAGACCTAGAACAAGGGAAAAAACTGCATATGTACTTAGTTTTTCCATGTAGATAATACTATCATAAATTACTTTATTTAGGATGTTTAATCTTGAAACTTGCGAACCATTAATTACACACCTTGTATAACGAATACACCTATTGTATACTCCAATTAAAGGAGCGATGACATGCGAAAAATAAAGAAAATCACATTAATCACAGGGTTAGGACTAATGAGCCTGATTGGGATTGCTGTTCTTGCGGTCAACGCTTTTGTAATCCAAAGACCGGTCACTGTAACCCCTGTCATCGCTGAAGCGAAGCCATACGAGTGGAATAAGGTGAAACTGGGCGGAAATACCGTTTCCAGTGATGGATCAGAGTATTTCATGTGGACTAAGCGCGGTGAGAGCAACAACTGGATCATCTTCTTTTCCGGCGGCGGGGTCAGCTGGGATGCCCGGAGCGCTGCCCACCCCATTAAAATTATGAACTTTATTAAAGGCGGGGATACAGGCAACTATTTCGCTGACATTCCGTTCTATATGCTGACTTTGCTGGGCGGGATGATGGATACGGACAACCCGGATAATCCGTTTCACGGCTGGAATGTGGTCTACCTCCCTTATTCAACAGGTGACTTCCACATTGGTAACCGCACCGTTACCTATCCGCGAAAGGACGGGAGCACCTTCACCATGCGGTATAATGGGCGCACTAATGTGCGCAGCAGCCTTGACTGGATCTATGCGAACGTGGTTAAGCCGGGTAAGCTGCTGATTGCAGGCGAGAGCGCCGGGGGATTCGGGTCCGCCTTCTGGGCGCCCGAGATTGCTTCACATTACCGGGATGCTGAGATTTTTCAATATGCGGACAGCTCCTTCCTGAAGTCAGATAAGTGGCCGCAGGTGATGGCGCAGGAATGGAACTCGGATTTCACTGCAAACTTCGGGTATGCGCCGGAGGCAGATATTATCGGGGCTGCTTTTCGGGCAAATGGCCGGCTGCTGCCAGCAGGTACGGTGCTTTTACAAGCCTACTCGGTATACGACGAGATTCTGATCCACTTCCAGAACAAGATTAACGACCACAATGGTCCACGGGACCAGAAGCTCATTAAGGCGTGGTCAGAGGAAATGCGGCAGTCGGTAGCTGCTCTAGCGGCCACGGTTCCTAATTATTATTACTATCTGACCGACTATGGGCTGAATGCAGCCAACGGGACCACCCCGCACACTTTTTCCACCCGGGAGACCTTCTATCAGGCGGAGCAGGATGGTGTGAAGCTTGTGAAGTGGCTGGGGGATGTGGTCAATCAGCAGAATCGCTATTCTGTAGGCAGCGAGTTTTTGGAGGCGTCGGCAACCGCTCAGGAATAGATCCAGCAGCAATATTTTCGTATGAAGACAGGAGAGAGGATCATTGAATTTACGTGAAAAGCAAATGCAAATGACCAAAGAGCTCATTAAGGAGGCCGCGCTGGGCCTATTCTGTACTCAGGGGATCGAACGCACGGATATGACACAGATCGCCGGACAAGCCGGGGTCTCCCGCCGCACGTTGTACCTTCATTATAAGGACAAGGAAGATTTAGCCGCGGAGCTCTATGTCGATAATCTGGAGCAGATGTTTGGACAGCTGCTGTTTGATTTTGATTTTGCCCGGCCTATTCCCTCCCTGGAGAAGATTCTGGATCAATATCTGGCGCTTAGAGAGCATGAGGAGGCGTTGATCTATTATGATGCTATTTTTGGAGTGTATTACAGCACCCTGTCCAAAGATCCGGCGGAGTTGCCTGATTTCAAGAGAGCTATGGAGGTCTGGTATGCCCGGTACATAAACCTTGAGACCGCAGCGGTGGCTCCTGAGCATCAAAAAAAGTGGCTGGACCTTCTGCAGAAGTCCACCCACCTGTATTTCATGTATTTACAAAAAGCGGTTATTCTTACCCGACAGCGGGGCGGTTCAGTTACCGGGGAAGACCGGGCAGCGGACCGGCAATTCAAGGATTTCATTATGGCTGGCGTACGGGCAACCTGACTATAATCGTCGTGCCTACTCCTGCCGCACCGTCTACCTCAATACTGCCCTGATGCAGGGAGACGATTTTTGAAACAATGGCCAGTCCCAGACCGTTCCCGCTATTA
The sequence above is a segment of the Paenibacillus sp. FSL R7-0204 genome. Coding sequences within it:
- a CDS encoding class I SAM-dependent methyltransferase — encoded protein: MNRDELFSHVQKFSEDQYSNEHRLNARIQLYQYCELKKDWHEWVFEHLGLTEGMKIAEIGCGTGVLWAKKLSEVPLRSEIVLTDASRGMIETAKGNIHDPLERFEYEIVDAEKMPWPDHSFEVLIANHLLYHFQDHKKIFSEINRVLVPNGTAYASTVSAKNYRELLFYFNIKKFKVLCFFCLLFVLGPRSFVLHCSLACQSIILAGQVN
- a CDS encoding pectin acetylesterase-family hydrolase yields the protein MRKIKKITLITGLGLMSLIGIAVLAVNAFVIQRPVTVTPVIAEAKPYEWNKVKLGGNTVSSDGSEYFMWTKRGESNNWIIFFSGGGVSWDARSAAHPIKIMNFIKGGDTGNYFADIPFYMLTLLGGMMDTDNPDNPFHGWNVVYLPYSTGDFHIGNRTVTYPRKDGSTFTMRYNGRTNVRSSLDWIYANVVKPGKLLIAGESAGGFGSAFWAPEIASHYRDAEIFQYADSSFLKSDKWPQVMAQEWNSDFTANFGYAPEADIIGAAFRANGRLLPAGTVLLQAYSVYDEILIHFQNKINDHNGPRDQKLIKAWSEEMRQSVAALAATVPNYYYYLTDYGLNAANGTTPHTFSTRETFYQAEQDGVKLVKWLGDVVNQQNRYSVGSEFLEASATAQE
- a CDS encoding DUF6843 domain-containing protein — encoded protein: MRKTLLLLIPLLLLLVLLFCSTNKRNPNIYLIPKNYVGWVQIIYDQEEFNAIKQDNGRNIFTIPESGVLKTSTPDVEYGMSFEEFYYYDEQNKQQKLDVDQMIHGHTIGDGESVSSSGKIEGPTVQSFFVGTEAELKNTPDPGYPDELMK
- a CDS encoding TetR/AcrR family transcriptional regulator, encoding MNLREKQMQMTKELIKEAALGLFCTQGIERTDMTQIAGQAGVSRRTLYLHYKDKEDLAAELYVDNLEQMFGQLLFDFDFARPIPSLEKILDQYLALREHEEALIYYDAIFGVYYSTLSKDPAELPDFKRAMEVWYARYINLETAAVAPEHQKKWLDLLQKSTHLYFMYLQKAVILTRQRGGSVTGEDRAADRQFKDFIMAGVRAT